One genomic window of Lynx canadensis isolate LIC74 chromosome F2, mLynCan4.pri.v2, whole genome shotgun sequence includes the following:
- the HSF1 gene encoding heat shock factor protein 1 isoform X3, whose translation MDLPVGPGAAGPSNVPAFLTKLWTLVSDPDTDALICWSPQSGNSFHVFDQGQFAKEVLPKYFKHNNMASFVRQLNMYGFRKVVHIEQGGLVKPERDDTEFQHPCFLRGQEQLLENIKRKVTSVSTLKNEDIKIRQDSVTKLLTDVQLMKGKQESMDSKLLAMKHENEALWREVASLRQKHAQQQKVVNKLIQFLISLVQSNRILGVKRKIPLMLNDSSAAHSMPKYGRQYSLEHIHGSGPYSAPSPAYSSSSLYSPDTVANSGPIISDITELAPGSPLASPGGSVDERPVSSSPLVRVKEEPPSPPRSPRVEEASPGHPSSVVEIPLSPTALIDSILRESEPAPAAPATPLTDAGGRRPSPSPPPASAPEKCLSVACLDKTELSDHLDAMDSNLDNLQTMLTSHGFSVDTSALLDLFSPSVTVPDMSLPDLDSSLASIQELLSPQEPPRPLEAENSSPDSGKQLVHYTAQPLFLVDPGSVDMGSSDLPVLFELGEGSYFSEGDDYADDPTISLLTGSEPPKAKDPTVS comes from the exons CAGAGCGGGAACAGCTTCCACGTGTTCGACCAGGGCCAGTTTGCCAAGGAGGTGCTGCCCAAGTACTTCAAGCACAACAATATGGCCAGCTTCGTGCGGCAGCTCAACATGT ACGGCTTCCGGAAGGTGGTCCACATTGAGCAGGGTGGCCTGGTCAAGCCAGAGAGGGACGACACCGAGTTCCAGCACCCGTGCTTCCTGCGTGGCCAGGAGCAGCTCCTTGAGAACATCAAGAGGAAAGTGACCAGC GTATCCACCCTGAAGAATGAGGACATAAAGATCCGCCAAGACAGTGTCACCAAGTTGCTGACTGACGTCCAGCTCATGAAGGGGAAGCAGGAGAGCATGGACTCCAAACTCCTGGCCATGAAGCA CGAGAACGAGGCCCTGTGGCGGGAAGTGGCCAGCCTGCGGCAGAAGCACGCCCAGCAGCAGAAAGTCGTCAACAAG CTCATCCAGTTCCTCATCTCACTGGTGCAGTCCAACCGGATCCTGGGGGTGAAGAGAAAGAT ccccctGATGCTGAACGACAGCAGTGCGGCACATTCCATGCCCAAGTACGGCCGCCAATACTCCCTGGAGCACATCCATGGCTCGGGCCCCTACTCG GCTCCCTCCCCGGCCTACAGCAGCTCCAGCCTCTACTCCCCAGACACCGTCGCCAACTCCGGACCCATCATCTCCGACATCACCGAGCTGGCCCCCGGCAGCCCTTTGGCCTCCCCAGGCGGAAGCGTAGATGAGAG GCCAGTGTCCAGCAGCCCTCTGGTACGCGTCAAGGAGGAGCCCCCGAGTCCTCCTCGGAGCCCCCGGGTGGAGGAGGCCAGTCCTGGACACCCGTCCTCTGTTGTGGAGATACCCCTGTCCCCGACCGCCCTCATTGACTCCATCCTGCGGGAAAGCGAGCCTGCCCCTGCCGCCCCGGCCACACCCCTCACGGATGCGGGGGGCCGTCGCCCCTCACCCTCGCCCCCACCTGCCTCGGCCCCTGAGAAGTGCCTCAGCGTAGCCTGCCTGGACAA GACCGAGCTCAGTGACCACTTGGACGCCATGGACTCCAATCTGGACAACCTGCAGACCATGCTGACGAGCCACGGCTTCAGTGTGGACACGAGCGCCCTGCTGGAC CTGTTCAGCCCCTCAGTGACAGTGCCCGACATGAGCCTGCCCGACCTTGACAGCAGCCTGGCCAGC ATCCAGGAGCTCCTCtctccccaggagccccccaggccccttgAGGCAGAGAACAGCAGCCCTGACTCAG gGAAGCAGCTGGTGCACTACACGGCGCAACCCCTGTTCTTGGTGGACCCGGGCTCCGTGGATATGGGAAGCAGCGACCTGCCCGTGCTCTTCGAGCTGGGGGAGGGTTCCTACTTCTCGGAGGGGGACGACTACGCAGATGACCCCACCATCTCCCTGCTGACGGGCTCTGAACCCCCCAAAGCCAAGGACCCCACTGTCTCCTAG
- the HSF1 gene encoding heat shock factor protein 1 isoform X4, whose amino-acid sequence MDLPVGPGAAGPSNVPAFLTKLWTLVSDPDTDALICWSPSGNSFHVFDQGQFAKEVLPKYFKHNNMASFVRQLNMYGFRKVVHIEQGGLVKPERDDTEFQHPCFLRGQEQLLENIKRKVTSVSTLKNEDIKIRQDSVTKLLTDVQLMKGKQESMDSKLLAMKHENEALWREVASLRQKHAQQQKVVNKLIQFLISLVQSNRILGVKRKIPLMLNDSSAAHSMPKYGRQYSLEHIHGSGPYSAPSPAYSSSSLYSPDTVANSGPIISDITELAPGSPLASPGGSVDERPVSSSPLVRVKEEPPSPPRSPRVEEASPGHPSSVVEIPLSPTALIDSILRESEPAPAAPATPLTDAGGRRPSPSPPPASAPEKCLSVACLDKTELSDHLDAMDSNLDNLQTMLTSHGFSVDTSALLDLFSPSVTVPDMSLPDLDSSLASIQELLSPQEPPRPLEAENSSPDSGKQLVHYTAQPLFLVDPGSVDMGSSDLPVLFELGEGSYFSEGDDYADDPTISLLTGSEPPKAKDPTVS is encoded by the exons AGCGGGAACAGCTTCCACGTGTTCGACCAGGGCCAGTTTGCCAAGGAGGTGCTGCCCAAGTACTTCAAGCACAACAATATGGCCAGCTTCGTGCGGCAGCTCAACATGT ACGGCTTCCGGAAGGTGGTCCACATTGAGCAGGGTGGCCTGGTCAAGCCAGAGAGGGACGACACCGAGTTCCAGCACCCGTGCTTCCTGCGTGGCCAGGAGCAGCTCCTTGAGAACATCAAGAGGAAAGTGACCAGC GTATCCACCCTGAAGAATGAGGACATAAAGATCCGCCAAGACAGTGTCACCAAGTTGCTGACTGACGTCCAGCTCATGAAGGGGAAGCAGGAGAGCATGGACTCCAAACTCCTGGCCATGAAGCA CGAGAACGAGGCCCTGTGGCGGGAAGTGGCCAGCCTGCGGCAGAAGCACGCCCAGCAGCAGAAAGTCGTCAACAAG CTCATCCAGTTCCTCATCTCACTGGTGCAGTCCAACCGGATCCTGGGGGTGAAGAGAAAGAT ccccctGATGCTGAACGACAGCAGTGCGGCACATTCCATGCCCAAGTACGGCCGCCAATACTCCCTGGAGCACATCCATGGCTCGGGCCCCTACTCG GCTCCCTCCCCGGCCTACAGCAGCTCCAGCCTCTACTCCCCAGACACCGTCGCCAACTCCGGACCCATCATCTCCGACATCACCGAGCTGGCCCCCGGCAGCCCTTTGGCCTCCCCAGGCGGAAGCGTAGATGAGAG GCCAGTGTCCAGCAGCCCTCTGGTACGCGTCAAGGAGGAGCCCCCGAGTCCTCCTCGGAGCCCCCGGGTGGAGGAGGCCAGTCCTGGACACCCGTCCTCTGTTGTGGAGATACCCCTGTCCCCGACCGCCCTCATTGACTCCATCCTGCGGGAAAGCGAGCCTGCCCCTGCCGCCCCGGCCACACCCCTCACGGATGCGGGGGGCCGTCGCCCCTCACCCTCGCCCCCACCTGCCTCGGCCCCTGAGAAGTGCCTCAGCGTAGCCTGCCTGGACAA GACCGAGCTCAGTGACCACTTGGACGCCATGGACTCCAATCTGGACAACCTGCAGACCATGCTGACGAGCCACGGCTTCAGTGTGGACACGAGCGCCCTGCTGGAC CTGTTCAGCCCCTCAGTGACAGTGCCCGACATGAGCCTGCCCGACCTTGACAGCAGCCTGGCCAGC ATCCAGGAGCTCCTCtctccccaggagccccccaggccccttgAGGCAGAGAACAGCAGCCCTGACTCAG gGAAGCAGCTGGTGCACTACACGGCGCAACCCCTGTTCTTGGTGGACCCGGGCTCCGTGGATATGGGAAGCAGCGACCTGCCCGTGCTCTTCGAGCTGGGGGAGGGTTCCTACTTCTCGGAGGGGGACGACTACGCAGATGACCCCACCATCTCCCTGCTGACGGGCTCTGAACCCCCCAAAGCCAAGGACCCCACTGTCTCCTAG
- the HSF1 gene encoding heat shock factor protein 1 isoform X2 codes for MDLPVGPGAAGPSNVPAFLTKLWTLVSDPDTDALICWSPSGNSFHVFDQGQFAKEVLPKYFKHNNMASFVRQLNMYGFRKVVHIEQGGLVKPERDDTEFQHPCFLRGQEQLLENIKRKVTSVSTLKNEDIKIRQDSVTKLLTDVQLMKGKQESMDSKLLAMKHENEALWREVASLRQKHAQQQKVVNKLIQFLISLVQSNRILGVKRKIPLMLNDSSAAHSMPKYGRQYSLEHIHGSGPYSAPSPAYSSSSLYSPDTVANSGPIISDITELAPGSPLASPGGSVDERPVSSSPLVRVKEEPPSPPRSPRVEEASPGHPSSVVEIPLSPTALIDSILRESEPAPAAPATPLTDAGGRRPSPSPPPASAPEKCLSVACLDNLARAPQMSGVARLFPCPSSLHGRVQPGTELSDHLDAMDSNLDNLQTMLTSHGFSVDTSALLDLFSPSVTVPDMSLPDLDSSLASIQELLSPQEPPRPLEAENSSPDSGKQLVHYTAQPLFLVDPGSVDMGSSDLPVLFELGEGSYFSEGDDYADDPTISLLTGSEPPKAKDPTVS; via the exons AGCGGGAACAGCTTCCACGTGTTCGACCAGGGCCAGTTTGCCAAGGAGGTGCTGCCCAAGTACTTCAAGCACAACAATATGGCCAGCTTCGTGCGGCAGCTCAACATGT ACGGCTTCCGGAAGGTGGTCCACATTGAGCAGGGTGGCCTGGTCAAGCCAGAGAGGGACGACACCGAGTTCCAGCACCCGTGCTTCCTGCGTGGCCAGGAGCAGCTCCTTGAGAACATCAAGAGGAAAGTGACCAGC GTATCCACCCTGAAGAATGAGGACATAAAGATCCGCCAAGACAGTGTCACCAAGTTGCTGACTGACGTCCAGCTCATGAAGGGGAAGCAGGAGAGCATGGACTCCAAACTCCTGGCCATGAAGCA CGAGAACGAGGCCCTGTGGCGGGAAGTGGCCAGCCTGCGGCAGAAGCACGCCCAGCAGCAGAAAGTCGTCAACAAG CTCATCCAGTTCCTCATCTCACTGGTGCAGTCCAACCGGATCCTGGGGGTGAAGAGAAAGAT ccccctGATGCTGAACGACAGCAGTGCGGCACATTCCATGCCCAAGTACGGCCGCCAATACTCCCTGGAGCACATCCATGGCTCGGGCCCCTACTCG GCTCCCTCCCCGGCCTACAGCAGCTCCAGCCTCTACTCCCCAGACACCGTCGCCAACTCCGGACCCATCATCTCCGACATCACCGAGCTGGCCCCCGGCAGCCCTTTGGCCTCCCCAGGCGGAAGCGTAGATGAGAG GCCAGTGTCCAGCAGCCCTCTGGTACGCGTCAAGGAGGAGCCCCCGAGTCCTCCTCGGAGCCCCCGGGTGGAGGAGGCCAGTCCTGGACACCCGTCCTCTGTTGTGGAGATACCCCTGTCCCCGACCGCCCTCATTGACTCCATCCTGCGGGAAAGCGAGCCTGCCCCTGCCGCCCCGGCCACACCCCTCACGGATGCGGGGGGCCGTCGCCCCTCACCCTCGCCCCCACCTGCCTCGGCCCCTGAGAAGTGCCTCAGCGTAGCCTGCCTGGACAA TTTGGCTCGCGCTCCACAGATGTCTGGGGTCGCCcgcctcttcccctgcccctcctctctgcaTGGCCGAGTCCAGCCAGG GACCGAGCTCAGTGACCACTTGGACGCCATGGACTCCAATCTGGACAACCTGCAGACCATGCTGACGAGCCACGGCTTCAGTGTGGACACGAGCGCCCTGCTGGAC CTGTTCAGCCCCTCAGTGACAGTGCCCGACATGAGCCTGCCCGACCTTGACAGCAGCCTGGCCAGC ATCCAGGAGCTCCTCtctccccaggagccccccaggccccttgAGGCAGAGAACAGCAGCCCTGACTCAG gGAAGCAGCTGGTGCACTACACGGCGCAACCCCTGTTCTTGGTGGACCCGGGCTCCGTGGATATGGGAAGCAGCGACCTGCCCGTGCTCTTCGAGCTGGGGGAGGGTTCCTACTTCTCGGAGGGGGACGACTACGCAGATGACCCCACCATCTCCCTGCTGACGGGCTCTGAACCCCCCAAAGCCAAGGACCCCACTGTCTCCTAG
- the HSF1 gene encoding heat shock factor protein 1 isoform X1, whose amino-acid sequence MDLPVGPGAAGPSNVPAFLTKLWTLVSDPDTDALICWSPQSGNSFHVFDQGQFAKEVLPKYFKHNNMASFVRQLNMYGFRKVVHIEQGGLVKPERDDTEFQHPCFLRGQEQLLENIKRKVTSVSTLKNEDIKIRQDSVTKLLTDVQLMKGKQESMDSKLLAMKHENEALWREVASLRQKHAQQQKVVNKLIQFLISLVQSNRILGVKRKIPLMLNDSSAAHSMPKYGRQYSLEHIHGSGPYSAPSPAYSSSSLYSPDTVANSGPIISDITELAPGSPLASPGGSVDERPVSSSPLVRVKEEPPSPPRSPRVEEASPGHPSSVVEIPLSPTALIDSILRESEPAPAAPATPLTDAGGRRPSPSPPPASAPEKCLSVACLDNLARAPQMSGVARLFPCPSSLHGRVQPGTELSDHLDAMDSNLDNLQTMLTSHGFSVDTSALLDLFSPSVTVPDMSLPDLDSSLASIQELLSPQEPPRPLEAENSSPDSGKQLVHYTAQPLFLVDPGSVDMGSSDLPVLFELGEGSYFSEGDDYADDPTISLLTGSEPPKAKDPTVS is encoded by the exons CAGAGCGGGAACAGCTTCCACGTGTTCGACCAGGGCCAGTTTGCCAAGGAGGTGCTGCCCAAGTACTTCAAGCACAACAATATGGCCAGCTTCGTGCGGCAGCTCAACATGT ACGGCTTCCGGAAGGTGGTCCACATTGAGCAGGGTGGCCTGGTCAAGCCAGAGAGGGACGACACCGAGTTCCAGCACCCGTGCTTCCTGCGTGGCCAGGAGCAGCTCCTTGAGAACATCAAGAGGAAAGTGACCAGC GTATCCACCCTGAAGAATGAGGACATAAAGATCCGCCAAGACAGTGTCACCAAGTTGCTGACTGACGTCCAGCTCATGAAGGGGAAGCAGGAGAGCATGGACTCCAAACTCCTGGCCATGAAGCA CGAGAACGAGGCCCTGTGGCGGGAAGTGGCCAGCCTGCGGCAGAAGCACGCCCAGCAGCAGAAAGTCGTCAACAAG CTCATCCAGTTCCTCATCTCACTGGTGCAGTCCAACCGGATCCTGGGGGTGAAGAGAAAGAT ccccctGATGCTGAACGACAGCAGTGCGGCACATTCCATGCCCAAGTACGGCCGCCAATACTCCCTGGAGCACATCCATGGCTCGGGCCCCTACTCG GCTCCCTCCCCGGCCTACAGCAGCTCCAGCCTCTACTCCCCAGACACCGTCGCCAACTCCGGACCCATCATCTCCGACATCACCGAGCTGGCCCCCGGCAGCCCTTTGGCCTCCCCAGGCGGAAGCGTAGATGAGAG GCCAGTGTCCAGCAGCCCTCTGGTACGCGTCAAGGAGGAGCCCCCGAGTCCTCCTCGGAGCCCCCGGGTGGAGGAGGCCAGTCCTGGACACCCGTCCTCTGTTGTGGAGATACCCCTGTCCCCGACCGCCCTCATTGACTCCATCCTGCGGGAAAGCGAGCCTGCCCCTGCCGCCCCGGCCACACCCCTCACGGATGCGGGGGGCCGTCGCCCCTCACCCTCGCCCCCACCTGCCTCGGCCCCTGAGAAGTGCCTCAGCGTAGCCTGCCTGGACAA TTTGGCTCGCGCTCCACAGATGTCTGGGGTCGCCcgcctcttcccctgcccctcctctctgcaTGGCCGAGTCCAGCCAGG GACCGAGCTCAGTGACCACTTGGACGCCATGGACTCCAATCTGGACAACCTGCAGACCATGCTGACGAGCCACGGCTTCAGTGTGGACACGAGCGCCCTGCTGGAC CTGTTCAGCCCCTCAGTGACAGTGCCCGACATGAGCCTGCCCGACCTTGACAGCAGCCTGGCCAGC ATCCAGGAGCTCCTCtctccccaggagccccccaggccccttgAGGCAGAGAACAGCAGCCCTGACTCAG gGAAGCAGCTGGTGCACTACACGGCGCAACCCCTGTTCTTGGTGGACCCGGGCTCCGTGGATATGGGAAGCAGCGACCTGCCCGTGCTCTTCGAGCTGGGGGAGGGTTCCTACTTCTCGGAGGGGGACGACTACGCAGATGACCCCACCATCTCCCTGCTGACGGGCTCTGAACCCCCCAAAGCCAAGGACCCCACTGTCTCCTAG